The following coding sequences are from one Streptomyces sp. NBC_01294 window:
- a CDS encoding HAD family hydrolase, with the protein MIKPIELVIFDCDGVLVDSERIALRIQVALGAELGWPLTEDEIVERFIGRSRSSIREQIAARLGEGTADLWWERLEQHHREAVDTGLSAVDGLPEALDAITLPTCVASSGSHEKMRHTLGRTGLYAHFAGRIYSASEVTHGKPAPDLFLHAARQMGVDPAACVVVEDSRPGVQAARAAGMRAFGYAGGLTPGERLEGADTIVFQDMRDLPGLIAGG; encoded by the coding sequence ATGATCAAGCCTATTGAACTCGTGATATTCGACTGCGACGGTGTGCTGGTCGACAGCGAACGCATCGCGCTCCGCATCCAGGTCGCCCTGGGAGCGGAGTTGGGGTGGCCGCTCACCGAGGACGAGATCGTCGAACGGTTCATCGGGCGCTCCAGATCCTCCATACGCGAGCAGATCGCCGCCCGGCTCGGCGAGGGGACGGCCGACCTCTGGTGGGAGCGGCTCGAGCAGCACCACCGTGAGGCCGTGGACACCGGGTTGTCCGCCGTCGACGGACTGCCCGAGGCGCTCGACGCGATCACCCTGCCGACCTGCGTCGCCTCCAGCGGCTCCCACGAGAAGATGCGGCACACGCTCGGCCGCACCGGTCTCTACGCACACTTCGCGGGCCGCATCTACAGCGCCTCCGAGGTAACCCACGGCAAGCCGGCCCCGGACCTCTTCCTGCACGCCGCACGGCAGATGGGTGTCGACCCCGCGGCGTGCGTGGTGGTCGAGGACAGCCGGCCGGGCGTCCAGGCCGCCCGCGCCGCCGGCATGCGGGCGTTCGGCTATGCGGGCGGGCTGACCCCGGGCGAGCGGCTCGAAGGCGCCGACACCATCGTCTTCCAGGACATGCGTGACCTGCCCGGTCTCATCGCCGGAGGGTGA
- a CDS encoding VOC family protein yields MTEHTVPVEIPDRYRYAVVPHIMVDDAAAAIDFYQRAFGAREEFRLDAPGGGVLHAEISIGRSALMLGDAGVDEAEAASFAAPAALGGTSVTLHVFVPDVDGLAKRAEAAGAEILQPPTDMFHGDRTVILKDPSGHIWVFLTHMEDVSNEELRRRLAAFAE; encoded by the coding sequence ATGACCGAGCACACCGTCCCCGTCGAGATCCCCGACCGCTACCGCTACGCCGTGGTCCCTCACATCATGGTCGACGACGCAGCCGCGGCGATCGACTTCTACCAGCGGGCCTTCGGCGCCCGTGAGGAGTTCAGGCTCGACGCCCCGGGAGGCGGCGTCCTGCACGCCGAGATCAGCATCGGACGGTCGGCCCTGATGCTGGGAGACGCCGGCGTGGACGAGGCGGAGGCCGCCTCCTTCGCCGCGCCGGCTGCCCTCGGCGGCACGTCGGTGACGCTGCACGTCTTCGTGCCGGACGTCGACGGCCTGGCGAAGCGCGCGGAGGCCGCCGGCGCCGAGATCCTCCAGCCGCCGACGGACATGTTCCACGGCGACCGCACCGTCATCCTCAAGGACCCTTCGGGCCACATCTGGGTCTTCCTGACCCACATGGAGGACGTCTCGAACGAGGAACTCCGGCGTCGTCTGGCCGCCTTCGCCGAGTGA
- a CDS encoding dienelactone hydrolase family protein gives MADHDLTGFTKSTFTHDGATRRLLRRGTGPAVIIMAEIPGITPKVLGFAERVAASGCTAVLPVLFGEPGRDTDPAAVGWPSVGRSLASSLWQVCVSREFTLLATGRSSRVVRWLRALAAAEHERCGGPGVGAVGMCLTGGFALAMATDERLVAARAVPPPQPSLPLACTRSRAGAIDISPGELAVVRRRCERDGLQVLGLRFRGDRLVPGDRFAYLRRELGDAFVAVELDAEAANPASALAPHSVLTEHLIDEPGQPTRQALDTVLDLFRIRLLGEQPSRTA, from the coding sequence ATGGCAGACCACGACTTGACCGGCTTCACGAAGAGCACGTTCACCCACGACGGAGCCACCCGCCGGCTACTGCGCCGGGGCACCGGCCCCGCAGTGATCATCATGGCGGAGATCCCCGGCATCACCCCCAAGGTCCTCGGATTCGCCGAACGCGTGGCGGCGTCCGGCTGCACGGCCGTGCTGCCCGTGCTCTTCGGCGAGCCCGGCCGTGACACGGATCCCGCCGCCGTCGGCTGGCCGAGCGTCGGCCGCTCCCTGGCCTCGTCGCTGTGGCAGGTCTGCGTGAGCAGGGAGTTCACGCTGCTGGCCACGGGACGGAGCTCACGCGTCGTACGGTGGCTGCGCGCCCTGGCCGCCGCCGAACACGAGCGCTGCGGCGGCCCCGGAGTCGGCGCCGTGGGCATGTGCCTGACCGGCGGATTCGCCCTGGCCATGGCCACGGACGAACGCCTCGTCGCCGCCCGTGCTGTCCCCCCCCCCCAGCCGTCGCTTCCGCTGGCCTGTACCCGAAGCCGCGCGGGAGCCATCGACATCAGCCCCGGGGAACTCGCGGTCGTCCGCCGGCGCTGCGAGCGCGACGGGCTCCAGGTCCTGGGGCTGCGCTTCCGGGGCGACCGGCTCGTACCCGGCGACCGGTTCGCGTACCTGCGGCGCGAACTCGGCGATGCGTTCGTCGCTGTCGAGCTGGACGCCGAGGCCGCGAACCCGGCGAGCGCCCTCGCTCCGCACTCCGTCCTGACGGAGCACCTCATCGACGAACCCGGACAGCCCACGCGGCAGGCGCTCGACACGGTCCTCGACCTGTTCCGCATCCGGCTCCTCGGGGAGCAGCCGTCCCGGACCGCGTGA
- a CDS encoding RidA family protein, which translates to MKKSMRQTVGSGSPLEPQIGFSRAVRAGDHVAVAGTAPIGDDGSTVGPGDVHAQTVRCLDIAEKALQDAGASIEDVVRTRIMLTDVTQWKEAARAHGERFSSIRPACTFVEVSRFIDPDWLVEVEIDAVITRERS; encoded by the coding sequence ATGAAGAAGAGCATGCGTCAGACCGTCGGTTCCGGGTCACCGCTGGAGCCGCAGATCGGCTTCTCACGCGCGGTGCGGGCAGGAGACCACGTCGCCGTTGCGGGGACGGCTCCCATCGGGGACGACGGCTCGACCGTCGGCCCCGGCGACGTCCACGCCCAGACGGTGCGGTGCCTGGACATCGCCGAGAAGGCACTGCAGGACGCCGGGGCATCGATCGAGGACGTCGTACGGACCCGCATCATGCTCACGGACGTGACGCAGTGGAAGGAGGCCGCACGCGCGCACGGCGAGCGGTTCAGCTCCATCCGGCCCGCGTGCACGTTCGTGGAGGTCTCCCGTTTCATCGACCCCGACTGGCTCGTCGAGGTGGAGATCGACGCGGTGATCACTCGGGAACGGAGCTGA
- a CDS encoding DUF6841 family protein: MPHTDLSAVEADVRTWFDQYVATFIGLAAAGRTDPAPLLDYFDAPITMTTDAAHVPVLASDRRARRGTSPSEQTRRDAGWTEAARRSIPKCAP; this comes from the coding sequence ATGCCGCACACGGATCTCTCCGCAGTCGAAGCGGACGTCAGGACCTGGTTCGACCAGTACGTGGCCACCTTCATCGGCCTGGCTGCCGCCGGGCGTACCGACCCGGCGCCGCTGCTCGACTACTTCGATGCGCCGATCACCATGACCACGGACGCCGCCCATGTCCCGGTGCTCGCCTCCGATCGCCGCGCTCGCCGCGGGACCTCGCCGAGCGAGCAGACCCGGCGGGACGCCGGCTGGACGGAGGCAGCACGGCGCTCGATCCCGAAGTGCGCGCCCTGA
- a CDS encoding DUF6841 family protein has product MRALNERSALIEVTWARHDSGGSEFQRVRVLYLAARTVAGWRTTASAILSP; this is encoded by the coding sequence GTGCGCGCCCTGAACGAGCGGTCCGCGCTCATCGAGGTGACCTGGGCGCGACATGACAGCGGCGGCAGCGAGTTCCAGCGCGTACGCGTGCTGTACCTCGCGGCCAGAACGGTCGCCGGGTGGCGGACCACCGCCTCGGCGATCCTCTCCCCCTGA
- a CDS encoding ferritin-like domain-containing protein translates to MLKLLLAAGGAGTLDGHWSDAVFVRVRRLLGLRVELLVLMIAEVVALGYYRALRDGAADPLTSEVAGRILADEGRHVLFHCLRLREGLAGLPPPARRAVTAGWRGLLGRRRPGRGGPRPGPADLGWAAAPSSCRPCAPPWMARAMSGGPVAVLAGVGASAGTGASAGAGSDSGV, encoded by the coding sequence ATGCTGAAGCTGCTGTTGGCGGCCGGCGGAGCCGGCACCCTCGACGGGCACTGGAGCGACGCGGTATTCGTCCGCGTGCGGCGGCTGCTCGGACTGCGGGTGGAGCTGCTGGTGCTGATGATCGCCGAGGTGGTGGCTCTGGGGTACTACCGGGCCCTGCGCGACGGCGCCGCCGACCCGCTGACCTCCGAGGTCGCGGGCCGGATCCTGGCGGACGAGGGGCGGCACGTCCTGTTCCACTGCCTGCGCTTGCGGGAGGGCCTCGCCGGGCTGCCCCCGCCTGCCCGCCGGGCGGTGACGGCCGGGTGGCGCGGACTGCTGGGGCGCCGCCGCCCTGGTCGCGGTGGACCACGGCCCGGCCCTGCGGACCTCGGGTGGGCCGCGGCGCCTTCGTCGTGCAGACCCTGCGCTCCTCCGTGGATGGCCCGCGCGATGTCGGGCGGCCCGGTTGCCGTACTGGCGGGGGTGGGGGCGAGCGCGGGGACGGGTGCGAGTGCGGGCGCGGGCTCGGACTCGGGCGTGTGA
- a CDS encoding VOC family protein: MSTQEQSGAQGGVKEATVDMKLEVHLIPVADVDRALSFYQGMGWRLDADFEAGPEFRIAQLTPPGSECSIIFGRGVVSAPPGSADGYLVVYDLDKARADLVSHGVEVSEIFHKVYDTGAEVQVDGRDPDGRSYASYASFSDPDGNGWLMQEVQERLPGR, encoded by the coding sequence ATGAGCACTCAAGAGCAGAGCGGTGCACAGGGCGGCGTCAAAGAGGCGACCGTGGACATGAAGCTCGAGGTCCACCTCATCCCGGTCGCCGACGTCGATCGTGCCCTGAGCTTCTACCAGGGCATGGGATGGCGGCTCGATGCGGACTTCGAGGCCGGCCCGGAATTCCGGATTGCCCAGCTGACGCCGCCCGGGTCGGAATGCTCGATCATCTTCGGCCGCGGGGTCGTCTCCGCGCCCCCTGGATCGGCCGATGGCTACCTCGTGGTCTACGACCTCGACAAAGCCCGCGCCGACCTCGTCAGTCACGGTGTCGAGGTAAGCGAAATCTTCCACAAGGTCTACGACACCGGCGCTGAAGTGCAGGTCGACGGCCGCGATCCGGACGGCCGAAGCTACGCCTCCTACGCCTCGTTCAGCGACCCGGACGGAAACGGGTGGTTGATGCAAGAGGTGCAGGAGCGACTGCCTGGACGATGA